In Halorussus limi, a genomic segment contains:
- a CDS encoding DUF1931 family protein, translating into MADLIVKAAVKDALDDKNVASDFYDALDERVDELLDEAGRRAEANDRKTVQPRDL; encoded by the coding sequence ATGGCAGACCTCATCGTCAAAGCAGCTGTCAAGGACGCACTGGACGACAAGAACGTCGCGTCGGATTTCTACGACGCCCTCGACGAGCGCGTCGACGAACTCCTCGACGAGGCCGGCCGCCGCGCCGAAGCCAACGACCGAAAGACCGTCCAGCCGCGCGACCTGTAA
- the larB gene encoding nickel pincer cofactor biosynthesis protein LarB, whose translation MRELLEAVAAGEVSPADAEARLAGYATDEAGRFDAARETRRGIPEAILGDGKTPEETASLAATAVETTGRAIVTRTDDDQQRAVRRRLADDHPAAEVTVHERSAVVVAHAADFEPPDLSATVGVVTAGTSDAVPAGEAAVLAAETGATVERIDDVGVAALTRIVDQLDRLRDADVLIVAAGREGALPTVVAGLVDTPVIGLPVSTGYGHGGEGEAALSGMLQSCSVLSVVNVDAGFVAGAQAGLIARAVDGGGSSSDSAESDESTDGGGSGRATDSDSNGDTVSE comes from the coding sequence ATGCGCGAATTACTGGAAGCCGTTGCGGCGGGCGAGGTGAGTCCGGCCGACGCCGAGGCGCGACTCGCGGGGTACGCGACAGACGAAGCGGGGCGGTTCGACGCCGCGCGAGAGACCCGGAGAGGCATCCCGGAGGCGATTCTGGGCGACGGGAAGACGCCCGAGGAGACCGCGTCGCTCGCCGCGACCGCGGTCGAGACCACCGGGCGGGCCATCGTGACGCGGACCGACGACGACCAACAGCGGGCGGTCCGGCGGCGACTCGCCGACGACCACCCCGCAGCCGAGGTGACAGTTCACGAGCGGTCGGCGGTCGTGGTCGCCCACGCCGCGGACTTCGAACCGCCCGACCTGAGCGCGACCGTCGGCGTCGTCACCGCGGGCACGAGCGACGCCGTTCCCGCGGGCGAGGCCGCGGTCCTCGCAGCGGAGACGGGCGCGACCGTCGAGCGAATCGACGACGTGGGCGTCGCGGCGCTGACCCGCATCGTCGACCAACTCGACCGACTCCGAGACGCGGACGTGCTAATCGTCGCCGCGGGCCGGGAGGGCGCGCTTCCGACCGTGGTCGCGGGACTGGTCGACACTCCGGTAATCGGCCTACCCGTCTCGACGGGGTACGGCCACGGCGGCGAGGGCGAGGCCGCGCTCTCGGGGATGCTCCAGTCCTGTTCGGTGCTGTCGGTCGTCAACGTCGACGCGGGATTCGTCGCGGGCGCGCAGGCCGGCCTGATAGCCAGAGCGGTTGACGGCGGCGGGTCGTCCAGTGACAGCGCCGAGAGCGACGAATCGACCGATGGCGGCGGGAGTGGGAGAGCGACCGACTCAGACAGTAACGGCGACACCGTCTCCGAGTAG
- a CDS encoding DUF7563 family protein: protein MPKCDHCGAHVSEQFVRVFADENGDVRACVSCSANAGIAEVARQRAREAGA from the coding sequence ATGCCAAAGTGTGACCACTGTGGCGCGCACGTCTCCGAACAGTTCGTCCGAGTGTTCGCCGACGAGAACGGTGACGTGCGAGCGTGCGTCTCCTGCTCGGCGAACGCCGGAATCGCAGAAGTCGCGCGTCAACGCGCCAGAGAGGCCGGAGCATAG
- a CDS encoding GIY-YIG nuclease family protein: MSVHWAYVIECADGSFYTGYTTDVERRVREHDRGEGAKYTRGRTPVELVHAEEFETRSAAMSREYEIKQLSRRQKERLVEGDGDCEG; the protein is encoded by the coding sequence GTGTCGGTCCACTGGGCTTACGTTATCGAGTGCGCTGACGGCAGCTTTTACACGGGCTATACCACCGACGTAGAGCGGCGTGTCCGCGAACACGACCGCGGCGAGGGCGCGAAGTACACCCGCGGACGCACTCCGGTCGAACTCGTCCACGCCGAGGAGTTCGAGACCCGGTCGGCGGCGATGTCCCGCGAGTACGAAATCAAACAGCTCTCGCGCCGGCAGAAAGAGCGGTTGGTCGAAGGCGACGGCGACTGCGAGGGGTGA
- a CDS encoding SDR family oxidoreductase: MSRVVLLTGATSGIGREAARRLAERGATVLFTGRDRDAGRAALSEVRRAHPESEGAFYPVDFADFDAVRRLAREVRADRDRLDVLVNNAGTSRSERRTTEGGVELTFAVNHLAPFLLTNLLASRLRESAPARVVTTTSGLHERGSLADLDAVVRGEDFDGLDAYADSKLANVLFTRELAARLDGAGVTANCVHPGWIPNTNLVRNATGFSRVFTSAAALAASVAPVGPFERVEGAADALVYLATSDDVADVSGAYFDRKKQSSAASAADDPALRRRLWERSAELVGLPVSAPEGDPLA; this comes from the coding sequence TGTTCACAGGTCGGGACCGCGACGCGGGGCGAGCGGCCCTGTCCGAGGTCCGGCGCGCCCACCCCGAGAGCGAGGGCGCGTTCTACCCCGTCGATTTCGCGGACTTCGACGCGGTCCGGCGACTGGCCCGCGAGGTCCGCGCCGACCGTGACCGCCTCGACGTACTGGTGAACAACGCCGGGACCTCCCGGAGCGAGCGCCGGACGACCGAGGGCGGCGTCGAACTCACCTTCGCGGTCAACCATCTCGCGCCCTTCCTGCTCACGAACCTCCTCGCGTCGCGCCTGCGCGAGAGTGCGCCCGCACGAGTCGTCACGACGACCAGCGGTCTCCACGAGAGAGGGTCACTGGCCGACCTCGACGCGGTCGTTCGCGGCGAGGACTTCGACGGACTCGACGCCTACGCCGACTCGAAACTGGCGAACGTCCTGTTCACTCGCGAGTTGGCCGCTCGACTGGACGGCGCGGGCGTCACCGCGAACTGCGTCCATCCCGGTTGGATTCCGAACACGAACCTCGTCCGGAACGCCACGGGGTTCTCGCGCGTCTTCACGAGCGCGGCCGCTCTCGCGGCCAGCGTCGCGCCGGTCGGTCCCTTCGAGCGAGTCGAGGGGGCCGCCGACGCGCTGGTCTACCTCGCGACGAGCGACGACGTGGCCGACGTGTCGGGCGCGTACTTCGACCGGAAGAAGCAGTCGTCTGCTGCGAGCGCGGCCGACGACCCGGCGCTCCGGCGACGCCTCTGGGAGCGGAGCGCGGAACTGGTCGGCCTCCCAGTGTCTGCGCCCGAGGGCGACCCGCTGGCGTGA